The nucleotide window TTTTCTTTCTTCGCACTTGTGTATGGGTTTTATGAAGCATGCTCATCTGATGAGGAGAATCTCGTTGTCGTGCCCACATTAGCACTGTCAATTATGACCCCGATTATGCTCTATCCTTTGATAAATTATGTATACTTGAAACCTTAGTTACACTTCAATTCAAGATGGTACAATTGCCATCAACTTGGACCACGAGTTGCAAAGCGGTCCCAACTTATCATGTGATGGCTTCAGTGTGTCACTCGCGAAAGATATTGGAGGAAATGTAGAAATCGCGAACTTAATGACTTTAGTGTATCACTCACAACCAAATCTAAGATTTTGGGTTAAGCAGCCCTATAGACCCAACCGAGGAGTTATTGGTGGAGCATACTGCATAGACTTGAGGCAAATGACTTGTGACTGTAGGAgatttcaaacacttagttattTACGCGCACGTGCAATTGCGACATGGGCCTCGGCACGTGTAGATTGCATAACATATGTTGACGAAGTTTACAATCTTGAATGCACGTATAAATTTTGGAAATCTGAATTCCCACCTATCCTGGATGAAAACATGTGGCTGCTTACCTCGCATGATCCTTTCGAGTTTGCACTAGATAAGAACTCATAGCATAAGCCGAAAGGTTGGCTGAGTACTCAACTCGAATATGAGACAATATGGATATTCAGGAGTAGGGAGACACACCAAGATTATTATGTTACTATAGGAACCTAGGGCGTGCAAAGCCAATATGTCCACACAACCTAGGAACATCTTAGAGAAAAACTAATTAAAACACTAACTCATGCAATGAAAACACAAGCCAATGTTTTAATCTTTTTTCGTACCTTCTGAGCAATTCTATGCTCTTTCAAAATATTGTATTGAACAAATGGACGGagaaaaacttaaataaaaaaagtaatagaaataattgtaaaatttaaacTCACAATATGATATGGtacaaaataaatcaatttaataaataatttcgtATATTGTAAATAGGTGTACATTTGGGATGTAAAACAAAATATacaatttggaaaaattataaaataaaaaaaaataatcatCGGCATCCCAAATGTGTATTGAGTATTTGGTTGAAAAGAACGAAGTTTAGAGAGATTTATATAAAAAAGTTATTGGCTTTTGGAATCATTTTAGCCGTTGGAAAAGTTAACGTTGAAATTATTACCGAAAATGCATTTTCAGGAGAAAAAATAAAAACGTTGAATACAATTTCCTTTCTCTCTCAAAAAAATAATGTGCATAaacaaaaaaaacataatttcttaaataattttttaggCATATTTGTAAAATTCTGCCCTACCCAATTTTATTTGCGgtattgattttaaaaaaatatatatataaaatcaagtTAATTTTCTCATTTGCAGTAAATTTATCTTTGATCTTATATAGAataaatttgatatatatatatatatatatatatatatattaagatttataaataaattaaaacttaaaatttcaatttaattaaaacactattcaaatttttgaatatttttatataattattttatttaatatattattaattaattaaaaacactaagtttaacttaattaataatattaattccTTTAAAAGATGatattattacattttatttGAATCATATCATTTCGTTCCTAATCTTTTTGTCACGATTTACTTATTAAATTGTTCTGAGAACTAATTTCGATGCAaattttcttaattactctttCCATTAATAATAAACATTtactttatattaatattattccAAAATATTTTTCGTTAGAGTGAACTATACTTGTAGTAATTTCTTTTTGTGATCCaacaattaatatatttattttgttatttaattatttaattttgtcatttttggTCATTATCTAGTTAATAATGGCAGTTTTTAAAGTTGGCATAATAAAATTTCAACTctcaacatttatacattgtGTCAATTTAGTTTTAATTACGAAAAATCTaaccttaaacttttacatattgtgtaatttgatttttttacaaatttattttttgtGATAATTTCACCTAAAAACTAAAAGATAAATTTATCAACTAAATATGATTGAAAATATACACATAAATAATAGAAACATTAAAAATTcaagataataattttcatattttcttattCATTTAAAATTTACCCTCAATGCAAAAATAACAAACAAACCATATTACATAATGTGTAAATGTTAaaagttaatttattttaaaatcaagatTAAATTAAGATGATTTATAAATATTGAGTTAGaaatattattatatcaattttaaaattattaatattattcaaATGAtgattaaaaagataaaattaaattattaagttaCCATTTACGTAATTAAATTACCGATAGTTGAGTGGTAGTGAGTACCAGGTAGTTTCCTCTTATCGAATAGTATGCGGTGGAACCAATAATTTAAGgcctattttattttcttttaaaatttaaagaaattattattgaataaaacaattgaaaaataaAAGCTAAAAATCCCACCCATAATTTACCTTGTTCTCTGCTTTCGTTTCAGATTTCAGATCTGATCAAAGAACAACCAAACAAACAGGGTGAGAAGCTAAACCTAAATTTTTCTAAAAAGGAAACCGATGctcaaatttcttttcatttatttatttctgtTTGTTTGCTGAGAAAATCCAGATTGTATTCGATCTGTTTTTTCCGCTTTATGCTCTAATAACATGGCGTTATGCATTCGCGATATTTTTTCCGCTTTATGCTTTGACATGGTGTTATGCATTCCGAGTCGATATTGTATGATGAAACGTTAGGCATTTggctttccttttctttttttcttaagTCTCCTTGAAAATGTTTTTGAATCTCATTTATGTAATTGCATCTGGCTTTTTTAGatcttttgttgatgatttgctTGTTAAGTTTCACATCAAACTGAAAATTTCAGCACAATGTGAGACTTTGAATCAGATTGGACTTGGGTTTACTAGCGGGCTATTCTTGATTAAATGACATTTTTTTAATGGGAAATCCTACTGCATCATGTGTTGGATTTTACCTAATCTAATGTGTAATTAGTTTCATTTCTGAAACTTGAATTGAAGTTTGGGATTTTGTAGATAACCATGTTACTTTGGAAACATTAAGTAAATCCATGTTAGAACTCACCTTGAGTCCGAGCAATATACGTAAATGGttcttgttaattttttattttcagtttATAACTATAGATTTATTGTTGTTTACTGGAATATTTGTTTCTTCATGGATAAGTTGCTTAGAAGTCCCAAGTTAGAGAACATGGGTCGTGGAGTCAGCAGTGGTGGGGGACAGAGTTCTTTGGGTTACCTTTTCGGGAGCGGAGAAGCTCCACCTCCCAAACCAACCAACGTCACGAGTACTGGCACCACCAGTAATGAAGTTCCTCAGAAGCAGATTGAGGTTGTGAAGGAAACTGTGCAAAAACCGACCACTGCTTCACCATCATCGGGTGATGCCAAGGAGATCCCTGCAGGTGTTCCAGGGAGCAAAACGAACAACTATTTCCGAGCTGATGGCCAGAATTGTGGCAACTTTCTTACGGTAAAACACTAGTCTCAATTCTCTTTAAATGGTCACTTAGTAATGTTTGATCAAATGTCTGCAGTTGATCTACACAAAGAATTGATGAATTTCATTTTGCTGAAATTTCACCATCTATAATATCATACTCACTTTCAAAAATGATGCTAATACTTTATGATTGTCTATAGAGGTGTTCATCGGTCGGGTCGGGCCGGCTCGGGCTGGGCTCAACTAAAAAATTATGCCATTTATTAGGCTCGGGCCAGGCCCAAAAAAGGGGCTTAAAATTTT belongs to Gossypium arboreum isolate Shixiya-1 chromosome 7, ASM2569848v2, whole genome shotgun sequence and includes:
- the LOC108472006 gene encoding protein SPIRAL1-like 3 encodes the protein MGRGVSSGGGQSSLGYLFGSGEAPPPKPTNVTSTGTTSNEVPQKQIEVVKETVQKPTTASPSSGDAKEIPAGVPGSKTNNYFRADGQNCGNFLTERRTTKVHAAPGGGSSLDYLFGGSEK